The window TACATCCATCACAATATCAGCATCAATTGGGATGCCATACTTAAATCCGAAGCTCATTACTTCGATTGAGAAAGTACGAGTTTGATTATCTCCAAACTTATCTACTAATTTTGCCTTTAATTCTTTTGTAGATAAACGGGAGGTATCAATTATTATATTAGAAATATTTTTTGTTCTTGATAAAATAGCTCTTTCTTCTTGAATACCATCAAGTAATCGGCCTGTATGAGCCAAAGGTGGTAAACGTCTTGTTTCTTTATATCTAGATACTAAAACATCATCTGAAGCATCTAAAAATAAGACAGTTGACTGAACATTTTGGCTATCCTCTAAAGATTTAATTTCATCAACTAAATCTTTATAGAAACTTTTCACTCTTAGGTCAACAACTACCGCTGCCTTACTAAAATCTGACGAATTGTTAATCAATTCCCAGAAACTTCCCAACAATTCTGGTGGTAAGTTGTCTACCACAAAATATCCCATGTCTTCTAAAGCTTTAATAGCAACAGTTTTACCTGCGCCACTCATACCAGTAACAATTAATAATTGTTTTTTCTGTTCAGCCATAGCTATCCCTCCTTAATCGCTATTATAACATACCGGGTGTTTCATTTTTTGAATAAAAATAAAAAGCCGTTATCTTATAGTTTAAGATACGACTTTTTATTTTATCTATGCATCCATGAAACAAAGATTTCATTGATTCCAAATACCATTAACCAAAATGCTACTAAGTATACCAAAGTAACAGCTGCAAGCATTGGATTGAACAATAAAGCAAAAGCAATAATTAAACTAATAATGTTCAAGATTAAGCAAAGAACAAAATAGCCAGTTGAATATTCGCGTAAGTGCCATGAAAAGATTATTCCAATAATTGAATCGGCTAAGAACCAAATAGCAAACAAAATTGCTAAGGTTAATCCCCCAATTTCACGTGAACATAAGAATAAAACTCCGATTACAATATCGATAATTGCTGATACTAAGGTTACCCAGCTCAAATCAAAAATATTATGGAATTTTACATATGCTGAAATCCAAATAATTCCTTGTAAAATTGATAAAATACCAAATACAAATACAAATGCGCTTAAGCCACGACCAGGATAGCGCAGTAACAAGAATGATGCAATAACAAACAAAATACCTGCTATGAATGAACCCCAGTCAAAGCCTTGGTGTCTAGAATTATAAATGTCGTTCATTTTTATATCCTCCCAGATAATATTCTACACTTAATTTTCTAAAACACCATTAACTTTCCTCTGGCTTATCTTTATCATTCATCAACTCTTTGGTTAGCTTAGTATCTCGCTCCAAAACTGGTTTTAAGTATTGACCAGTATAGCTCTCTTTAACTTTAGCCACTTCTTCTGGAGTACCGGTAGCCACTACTTGGCCACCTCCATCTCCACCTTCAGGACCTAAATCAATTAACCAATCGGCATTCTTAATGACATCCAAGTTATGTTCAATAATTAAAACTGTATTTCCTTCATCAACTAAGCGTTGCAATACTTCTAGCAAGCGTTTGATATCATCAGTGTGTAAACCGGTTGTTGGTTCATCCAAGATATAGAAGTTATTACCAGTTGAAAGTTTCTGCAGCTCTGATGCCAATTTCATTCTTTGAGCTTCACCACCAGATAAAGTGGTAGCAGACTGACCAAGTTTTACATAACCTAGTCCAACATCAACAATTGTTTGCAGTTTGCGATGAATTTTAGGAATATTTTCAAAGAACTTGCAAGCTTCATTAATCGTCATATTTAAGACTTGAGAAATATTCTTTTCACGATAAGTAACTTCTAAAGTTTCTGAATTATACCTTGTCCCATGACAAACCTCACAAGGCACATAAACATCTGGCAAGAAATTCATTTCAATTTTAATGATTCCATCGCCATGACATGCTTCACATCTACCGCCCTTAACATTAAAGGAAAATCTAGCTTTAGTATATCCACGCATTTTTGCTTCATTAGTCTGCGCAAATAAAGCACGAATATCATCAAACACACTGGTATAGGTAGCTGGGTTACTGCGCGGAGTTCTCCCAATAGGACTTTGATCAATATCGATAATCTTTTCGATATTTTTATATCCCTTAATTGACTTATATTTACCAGGCTTAGCTGAGTTATTATTTAATTTTTGCGCTAAAGCACGCTTTAAAATCAAGTTAACAAGAGTGGACTTTCCAGAACCTGAAACGCCTGTTACCACAACAAACTTACCTAAAGGAAAGTCAACTGAGATATCCTTCAAGTTATTTTCTGCAGCACCAGTAACAGTAATTTTCTTACCATTACCCTTTCTACGTTCTAATGGAACAGGAACAATCTTTTTACCTGATAGATATTGCCCAGTTAAAGATTCTGGATTCTTCATTACTTCTTCCGGTGTACCAGCAGCCATTACTTTTCCACCATATACACCAGCTCCTGGTCCCATATCAACCAAATAATCTGCTTGTTTCATAGTTTCATCGTCATGTTCGACCACAATCAATGAATTACCAAGATCTCGCATCTTTTTAAGAGAAGAAATAAGACGATCATTATCGCGTTGATGAAGACCAATTGATGGCTCATCTAAAATGTACATAACACCAGATAAATTAGATCCAATCTGAGTTGCCAACCTAATTCTCTGAGCTTCTCCACCAGATAAGGTTCCAGCAGAACGAGATAAAGTTAAATAATCTAAACCAACATTAATTAAAAAAGTTAAACGATCCCGTACTTCTTTCAAAATTGGCTTAGCAATCATCTCTTCTTGTTCACTTAATTTCACTGAATTAAAGAACTCTAATGACTTAGCGATTGAAAGATCTGAAGCTTCAGCAATGTCTTTACCATTTACTTTTACTGCTAGAGCTTTTTCGTTTAGTCTCTTACCATGACACGTTGAGCAGGTCAATTCAGTCATATACTTCCCCATCGCATCACGCATAAATTTAGACATTGGGTGATGATAACGACGATTGATATTATTTAAAATTCCTTCAAATTCTTGAACAGTATCATTTACACCAAAATCGCCTTCAAGATGAAATTTGATCTTCTTTCCATTTGAGCCATTTAAAATTAAATCTTTTTGTCTCTTAGTTAATTTTTTATATGGCTTATCTAGAGGGATCTTCAATGCTTTGCAAGCCTGTTCTAACATTGCTGTATAGTATTTAGAATTAGCCCAAGGAACTAATGCCCCATCACCTAAAGTCTTATCCTTATCGGGAATTACTAAATCTTCATCAACTGATAGTTTCATCCCTAATCCATCACAATCAGGACAAGCTCCAAAAGGTGCATTAAATGAAAATAGGCGTGGTTCCATTTCACCGACAGTAAAGCCACAAATTGGACAAGCATAGTATTCTGAAAAGTTAATGCGTTCGCCTTTAATCACATCTACATCCATATAGCCATCAGCTAAACGAAGAGCAGCTTCAACAGAATCGAATAAACGACTACGAATATTTTCTTTAACAATTAAACGGTCGACAACAATATCAATACTGTGGCGCTTATTTTTATCTAGGTCAAAATCGTCAGTAATCTCATGCATTTCACCATCGACAATTACACGAACATAACCCGCACGCTGAATCCGTTTAAAGACTTCCTTGTGTTCCCCTCTTTTAGCACGAATAACAGGAGCTAAAATCTGAATCCTACTTCTTTCAGGTAAATTCATCACTCGATCTACCATTTGATCCACGCTTTGTCTTTCAATTAAAGTCCCATCATTTGGACAAATTGGATGACCTACACGTGCCCATAACAAACGCAAATAATCATTGATTTCTGTTACAGTTCCAACTGTTGAACGTGGATTATGGGAAGTAGTCTTTTGATCAATAGAAATTGCTGGATTTAGTCCATCGATTGAATCCACATCAGCCTTGTCCATTTGACCTAAGAATTGTCTCGCATAACTTGATAGAGATTCTACATATCTTCTTCTACCCTCAGCATATAAAGTATCGAAGGCTAATGAACTTTTTCCCGAGCCTGATAAACCAGTAATAACTACTAATTTATCCTTAGGAATTGATAAACTTATATCTTTTAAGTTATGTTCTCGAGCTCCATGAATAACGATTTTATCATTTACCATTTAACAATTATCCTCCTCTACTACTTTTTCTTTTCATGCACTTGATTTTGTAAAGCCATAATTGCATCACGCAAGTTAGCAGCTTCTTCAAAGTCCAACTTCTTAGCAGCTTCCTGCATTTGAGCAGTTAAAGTTTTAATCATATTCTGCTTTTGTTTCTTAGTCAACTCATCAAAGTTTAGGTCAGCAAAGCTTTCTTTATTTTCTTTATCGTCGCTATCTTTAGTAATTGAGATGACATCTCTGATTGGCTTAACAATAGTCTTAGGCGTAATACCATGTTCTTTGTTAAATTTCATCTGCAAACTACGTCTTCTCTCCGTAGCGTCAATTGCTTCACGCATCGAATCCGTAATTGAGTCAGCATACATAATTACTTTACCATTTGAATTTCTGGCAGCCCGACCAATCGTCTGAACTAAAGGCCTAGTTGAGCGTAAAAATCCTTCTTTATCTGCATCTAAAATTGCGACTAAAGAAACCTCAGGCACATCAATACCCTCTCGTAACAGATTAATCCCAATTAAGACATCGAATTTTCCAAGACGTAAGTCGCGAATAATTTCAAGACGTTCTAATGTCTTAATATCTGAATGCAAATAACGTACCTTAATCCCTAGATCTTTTAGGTAGTCGGTTAGATCTTCAGCCATATTTTTAGTTAAAGTTGTAACAAAAACACGTTCATCGCGATCAATTCGCTTATTAATTTCGCCAACTAAATCATCAATTTGGCCCTTAATTGGACGGACTTCAATTTCAGGATCAAGTAATCCTGTAGGTCGAATAATTTGTTCAACTTTATGATCGGTTTGGTTTAATTCATAGTCGCCTGGAGTTGCTGAAACATACATTATTTGGTTAACATGCTTTTCGAACTCTTCTAACTTTAATGGTCGGTTATCTAAAGCTGAAGGTAGTCTAAAACCATAATCAATTAAAGTTTGTTTACGTGCTCTGTCTCCGTTATACATTGCCTTTAATTCCGGCATTGTAGCATGAGATTCGTCAATTAAAATTAAAAAATCATCAGGGAAGAAATCAAGCAAAGTATGTGGTGGTTGGCCTGCTTGACGACCTTCCATATGACGGGAATAGTTTTCAATCCCATTTGTATAACCCACTTCACTCATCATTTCCATGTCATAAGTGGTTCTTTGCTTAATTCTTTGAGCTTCTAAAAGTTTACCTTCACCTTCAAATTTCTTGACCTGAATATTCATTTCATCTTTGATTGAGGCTAAAGCTCTTTGCATAATTTGTTCATTAGTAACAAAGTGCGTAGCTGGGAAGATTGATACTTGTTCACGTTCACCAATTACTTCACCAGTCAAAGAATCTACTTCTACAATTCGATCAATTTCATCCCCAAAAAATTCCACTCTAAATGCATGATCAGAATATCCAGCGGGGAAAATTTCTACTACGTCTCCACGCACTCTGAAGCGACCACGTTGAAAGTCAATATCATTACGATCATATTGAATATTTACTAAGTCTCGTAATAATACATCCCGGCTAATTTCCTGTCCTGCAGATAAAGATACTACGCTTGCCGCATATTCTCTTGGATCACCCAAACCATAAATGCATGATACAGAAGCTACGACAATTACATCGTTTCTAGACATTAAATCACTAGTGGTTTTATGACGCAATTGATCAATTTCATCATTAATTGATGAATCTTTTTCAATATAAGTATCTGACTGCGGTACATAAGCTTCTGGCTGATAGTAATCATAGTAAGATACAAAATAATCAACGGCATTTTTAGGGAAAAATTCTTTAAATTCACCATAAAGTTGACCAACTAAAGTTTTATTATGCGAGATAACTAAAGTTGGCTTGTTCAACTTGGCAATTACGTTCGCCATAGTAAAAGTCTTCCCAGTACCAGTTGCACCTTCTAAGATTTGTGCTTTTTCTCCTTGTTCAAAGCCATCGGTCAACTTTTTAATTGCTTGCTCTTGATCTCCTGCTGGTTGAAATTTAGAGACAAGTTCAAATTTCTTATTTTTTTGTCGTCTAATCATTTTTCATCCTCCGCAAAAAAAGTTGGACTAAAATAGCCCAACTTCTATTAACGTATTTATTTTACTACAGCGAACGTACTTTCGCACTAATTTTGCATTACTTTAATAAATTTGCTAATGCGTCTTGATATTCTTCAGCTGCTTTTTCTGCAGTTTCAATATCCTTCTTGTTTACACCAACATAGGCCTTAATTACAGGTTCAGTTCCTGATGGACGAAGAGCAACCCAAGTTTCATCATCTAAGAAGTACTTCAAAACATTAGACTTAGGAAATCCAGTTAATGGGGTCTTCTTATCGCCTTCAATGGTTTCTTGAGTTTCAAAGTCTTGAATCTTGACAACCTTGGCACCATTAATTTCAGTTAAGTGTTCTTTACGTAATTTACTCATTAACTCAGCCATCTTCTTTTGACCACCAATACCTGGCATTTCAATAGCCTTAGTAATTTCGTAAGCTACACCATATTTTTGCCAGATTTCTTGCAAGCCATCAAAGACAGTCATGCCTTTAGAAGCATAGTAGCTTGCTACTTCTGCAAACATCAACGCACCTTGCATAGCATCTTTATCTCTAGCAAATGGTTTAAACAAGTAACCGTAACTTTCTTCAAAGCCCATTAAGAATTTACCGTCATTTTCTTTGTTCATGCGGTCAACTTCTTCACCAATGTACTTGAATCCAGTTAACACATGCTTGGTTTTAATACCAAAATCATCAGCAATCTTGAATGGAAGAGCACTTGATACAACTGAAGTTACTAATTCGTAGTCAGATGATAAAGTACCGTTTTCCTTCATATGAACTAATAAGTAGTATGCCATTAAAGTAGCAATTTGATTACCAGTTAAAACTTGGAAATCACCGTCTGATTTTCTAACAGCAGCACCCATTCTATCAGCATCTGGATCTGTTGCAATAATAACATTAGCATCTACTTCATTAGCTAATTTAAATCCTGGTTCAAATACATCACGATATTCAGGATTTGGTTTGATTGTTGTAGGGAATTCTGGATCAATAATTGATTGACTTGGAACTGGGATTACATTATCAAAACCGCCTTGTCTAAATGCGCGATCGTAAAGCATCTTACCAGTACCATGTAATGGAGTGTAAATAATCTTCAACTTATCAGCGTTAGCTTTAACCATTTCAGGATCAACAGTTACATCCTTTAAGTGTGCCAAATATGCTTCATCTACATCTTCACCAATTAATTGTAAAGTACCATTAGCACGTAATTCTTCAACTGGAGCAGCTTTCACACTAAAAATATCATCAACTTTTTGAGCATAAGCAAACAAGCGATCTGCATTTTCTGGAGCCATTTGAGCGCCATCTTCACCATATACCTTGTAGCCGTTATATTGCTTAGCATTATGTGAAGCAGTGATGTTGATACCAGCAAAAGTATTTAAGTGACGAACAGCAAATGATAATTCTGGAGTTGGTCTTAAATCATCAAATAAGTAAACATGAATTCCATGTGCACCTAAAATACGAGCTGCATGTTCAGCAAATTCTCTTGAGTGATAACGTGAGTCAAAAGAAATTGCAACACCGCGCTTCTTAGCTTCTTCGCCATTTTCGTCAATTAATCTGGCAAGACCTTCTGTTACTCTTCCCACAGTAAACAAATTAATTCTGTTTGTACCTGGTTCGAGTCTCCCTCTCATACCAGCCGTACCAAAATTAATATCTTGTCCAAAAGCATCTTCAATCCACTTTTCATCTTTACCTAAATTGTTTAATTGATCTTTTAAATAATCAGGTAAATTATCTGCACTAGTCCATTGACTATAAATTTCTTTTGCGTTCATAATTTCCTCTTTACGTAAATTTTATGGTTTCATCTGCTATTTTAACGCAAGTTATAATGAAATTGCTATCATAATTAACAATTAAATTATTCTGTTTGCAAAAGATATTAAACGCTTTTATAAAATTTACTACTGTTTGTATGTCATTAACTAAAGTTCCAGTTAATCTTACGCTCAAACTTTTCAAAAGGGAGTAAAGTAATTTCTCCTAACTCTATATCTTCTGCTGGTGGATATTGTGCTTCTAAAGTAATTCCATCGTACTGTCCAATATTGTTTGCTACACCGGTATGATTAAAATGGTTAGCTGTATAAGTAACAATTGCTGGTGCATTAGTGGTCATAATCATTTTGTGTTTATTAGATGACAATACTGCTGCAGGCTGCATCCCATTCAAAATAAAAGGATGATCTAGACCGTTACGCAAGTTAATTTGACTATCATCACTATCTAAAGCAGTAGATATCTTCTTACCTTGTCTAAAATCAAACACTGTATTCTCTACATTTTTCATTCCTTGATTTGGCAATCCATCCGTACCTACTGGCAAATAGTAATCCGCTGCAAGTTGGAGTTTTAAGTCGGTAGCTCTTTCACCTAAGTTGAAATATGTGTGATTAGCCGGATTAAAAATTGTTAACTGATCACTAACAGCTTCTAATTTGTATGATAAGTTATTTTCATTATCAAGCTTATAAGTGGCATGTAACTTCATGTTGCCGGGATAGCCATTATCTCCATCTGGATCAAAAAGAAAGAGATCAACTCGAGACTCTTGTTCTGAATTTTTTAATTTAAAGTTCCAGATTTTCATATCAGTTCCAATACCACCATGAATGTGGTTTTCTCCATCATTTTGAGGAAGTTGATATATTTGGTTGCCATGTTTCCATTGACCTAGCCGAACGCGTCCACAAATTCTGCTAACGGTCCCACCTAGAAAATTCCTTTCTTTTGAATAATCTTCTGGACTATTTAATGACAAAATCATATCTTCGCCATCAAGTAGTACTTTTTCTAAAGTTGCTCCATAATTAAGGATCTTAACCTTCATTCCTTGATTATTTTCAAGACTAATTTCACATAAGTCCTGACCATTTTTACGACTATACTTTCTAAAACTTGTTTTCATTTTATCTATCTACCTCGCTAACTAAAGCCTCGGTAAACTTTTGCCAGCCAGCTTCTCCATTTTCATTATTCTTGAAGACCCCGGCACACTCAAGAACTTGATCAAACACTTCAACTAGAGCTTGTTGAAGGATGCTATCTACATTTTCACTAGTAATTTGATGGTTAGCTTTAATTTCTTGAGCCCAAGCAAGATGGCTTTCAGCTATCTCATTATTTTCATCGAGTAAATATTTCTTTACTTCTTCTAGTTCTTTCTTAAGTCTTCCAGGCAAAATTGCTCTTCCCATAACTTCGATTAAACCGATGTTTTCTTTCTTAATATGCCAAAGCTCAGAATGTGGGTGAAAAATTCCTAATGGATACTTATCGCTAGTATTGTTATCGCGAAGAACTAAATCTAGAACAAATTTTTCTCCATCACGATGCATAATCGGAGTAACCGTATGATGTCTAGTCTTACCATCAAAAGCCGTAATTTGACGATCTTGATCACTATAACGATCCCAAAAATCAATAATCTTACTACCTAGACTAATTAAAGCTAGTGAATTTTTACTAATTAGCCGCAAATCACTCATTGGCCAATCAACTATTCCTGCCTTAACATCCGGATATTTATCAAAAATAACTTCTTTCTTAATCTTTGCCTTCATCATTGGAAAGACGTGACGTCCGCCTTGATAGTGTTCATGAGCCAGCATTGAACCGCCAACAATTGGCAAATCTGCATTTGAACCAACAAAATATTCTGGGAGCTGTTTTTCAATATCAATCAAATTAATTAAGGTTTGTTGATTAATAATCATTGGAATATGCTTTTGATCTAAGAAAATACAATGCTCATTAAAGTAAGCATATGGCGAATATTGAAAGCCCCATGGATGACCACCGATAGTCATTCGAATTACACGTAAATTACTTCTGGCATTTTTTCCATATCCGCCAACATAACCTTCATTTTCTAAACATAGAGCACATTGAGGATATTTATTACCAGTATTGTGAGCTGCGGCAGCAATGGCTTTAGGATCTTTTTCAGGCTTTGAAAGATTAATAGTAATTTCTAATTCATGATTCTTAGAACTCCTGCCTGAAAAAACAATATTTTTAGCAATTGCTTCTTTTTTGACATAATTATTATCAACACAAAGCTTATAAAACCAATCAGTTGCTGTATTAGCTGCCTTTTGCATCTTTTGCCAGAAAATTTCATTTACTTTTGAAGGTGTTGGAGTCTTCAAATCATATAACTCATCATTCAAGACTTCGCGTGAAGTATTGTCATCTGGAATAATTTTACGATCGACAGCCATTTGCACAAGTTGGTGTACTGATGTTTGTTTTTCATCATATTCTTGGTCTTCATCACCAACTAAAGCTTTGATCTTGTTAATTATGTATACACGATCTAATTCTTGATAGGCTCCACTTTCAATAACTTCATCTGCAAATTTCTCAATAATTTTCATTTCTGTAGCCTCTTAATATTAAATTCTCTTAGTTCCATCTACAATTTCTGCATCATAGAAGCTTGCGTCATAACCAATTGCATCTCGATAAATCTTGCCAACATTTTTCTTAAAGTTTTCAGCTTCGTTCTTCTTCACAATTGCAATTGCGCTACCGCCAAAACCGCCACCAATCATTCTGGCTCCTAAAACTCCGTCTTGTTTCCAAGCTGCTTCTGCTAAAGTATCAAGTTCCTTACCCGTTACTTCATAGTCATAATGAAGGGAAATATGAGATGCATCAATCAATCGACCCAATTTTTCAAGATCGTTATCTTCCATGGCTTTAGTTGCTCTGATTGTTCTTCCGTTTTCACTAACTGCATGACGAGCACGTTTTAATTCCGTTTCATCGTTAATTAGGTATGAATATTCATCAAAAGTATTATCGTCTAGTTCACCTAGTGCTTTAATATCAAGCTTAGTTTGTAGTTTTTTTAAGGCCTTGTGACATTCACTAACACGATCGTTATAAGCAGAATCTGCTAAAGTATGCTCTTTATTAGTAGACATAATAATAATTTCATAATCGCCCAGTTTAAGTGGCTTATATTCATATTCCATCGTGTTACAATCAAGGAAAATAGCACTATCTTTTTTACCCATGATGCAAGCAAATTGATCCATGATTCCTGAATTTAGGCCAACGAATTCATTTTCAGTTTTTTGTCCTAGTCTTGCCAAAGTTGGACGATCAACATCTAAATCAAATTCATCTTTTAAAATCATCCCCATTAGCATTTCAATTGCTGCACTTGAAGATAGACCAGATCCTGATGGTAAGTCAGCTTTAATATAAAGGTTAAAACCATGGTTAATTTTTTCGCCGTCTTCTCTTTGACGTAAATAAGTAATCATTCCTTTAAAATAATTAGTCCAAAAGCGTTTATCTTTTTCTACTGAATCATCATCTAAATCAAATTCAACAATTTCACCATCTACATTACCTGAATAAAGACGAACCTTTTTGTCATCTCTTGGTCCATAAACGCCGTAAACACCTAAACTAATTGCTGCTGGAAAAACATGTCCTCCATTATAGTCAGTATGCTCTCCAATCACATTAATTCGACCAGGTGAGAAGAAAACATCTTTTCCACTATCAATAAATACTTCTTGATAGTCTTTAAGTAATTCATCTTTATTCATAATTTTTACCTCTTAAATTAACTTTATCTTGTAATCGTTTTCATAAATAATTATAAAACTGTTTATTAATTTAGTAAATATATTTACTAATCATTTTTACAAAAAAGCACATTGATAAACTCAATGTGCTAATTAAAACT of the Lactobacillus isalae genome contains:
- the rapZ gene encoding RNase adapter RapZ yields the protein MAEQKKQLLIVTGMSGAGKTVAIKALEDMGYFVVDNLPPELLGSFWELINNSSDFSKAAVVVDLRVKSFYKDLVDEIKSLEDSQNVQSTVLFLDASDDVLVSRYKETRRLPPLAHTGRLLDGIQEERAILSRTKNISNIIIDTSRLSTKELKAKLVDKFGDNQTRTFSIEVMSFGFKYGIPIDADIVMDVRFLPNPFYIPQLKPFTGLDRRVFDYVMSKKETKEFYAKFLDMLETAIPGYIAEGKEKLTIAIGCTGGQHRSVSIARQLAVDLAKKYPVDISHREISRYIGQ
- a CDS encoding HdeD family acid-resistance protein yields the protein MNDIYNSRHQGFDWGSFIAGILFVIASFLLLRYPGRGLSAFVFVFGILSILQGIIWISAYVKFHNIFDLSWVTLVSAIIDIVIGVLFLCSREIGGLTLAILFAIWFLADSIIGIIFSWHLREYSTGYFVLCLILNIISLIIAFALLFNPMLAAVTLVYLVAFWLMVFGINEIFVSWMHR
- the uvrA gene encoding excinuclease ABC subunit UvrA, producing the protein MVNDKIVIHGAREHNLKDISLSIPKDKLVVITGLSGSGKSSLAFDTLYAEGRRRYVESLSSYARQFLGQMDKADVDSIDGLNPAISIDQKTTSHNPRSTVGTVTEINDYLRLLWARVGHPICPNDGTLIERQSVDQMVDRVMNLPERSRIQILAPVIRAKRGEHKEVFKRIQRAGYVRVIVDGEMHEITDDFDLDKNKRHSIDIVVDRLIVKENIRSRLFDSVEAALRLADGYMDVDVIKGERINFSEYYACPICGFTVGEMEPRLFSFNAPFGACPDCDGLGMKLSVDEDLVIPDKDKTLGDGALVPWANSKYYTAMLEQACKALKIPLDKPYKKLTKRQKDLILNGSNGKKIKFHLEGDFGVNDTVQEFEGILNNINRRYHHPMSKFMRDAMGKYMTELTCSTCHGKRLNEKALAVKVNGKDIAEASDLSIAKSLEFFNSVKLSEQEEMIAKPILKEVRDRLTFLINVGLDYLTLSRSAGTLSGGEAQRIRLATQIGSNLSGVMYILDEPSIGLHQRDNDRLISSLKKMRDLGNSLIVVEHDDETMKQADYLVDMGPGAGVYGGKVMAAGTPEEVMKNPESLTGQYLSGKKIVPVPLERRKGNGKKITVTGAAENNLKDISVDFPLGKFVVVTGVSGSGKSTLVNLILKRALAQKLNNNSAKPGKYKSIKGYKNIEKIIDIDQSPIGRTPRSNPATYTSVFDDIRALFAQTNEAKMRGYTKARFSFNVKGGRCEACHGDGIIKIEMNFLPDVYVPCEVCHGTRYNSETLEVTYREKNISQVLNMTINEACKFFENIPKIHRKLQTIVDVGLGYVKLGQSATTLSGGEAQRMKLASELQKLSTGNNFYILDEPTTGLHTDDIKRLLEVLQRLVDEGNTVLIIEHNLDVIKNADWLIDLGPEGGDGGGQVVATGTPEEVAKVKESYTGQYLKPVLERDTKLTKELMNDKDKPEES
- the uvrB gene encoding excinuclease ABC subunit UvrB; amino-acid sequence: MIRRQKNKKFELVSKFQPAGDQEQAIKKLTDGFEQGEKAQILEGATGTGKTFTMANVIAKLNKPTLVISHNKTLVGQLYGEFKEFFPKNAVDYFVSYYDYYQPEAYVPQSDTYIEKDSSINDEIDQLRHKTTSDLMSRNDVIVVASVSCIYGLGDPREYAASVVSLSAGQEISRDVLLRDLVNIQYDRNDIDFQRGRFRVRGDVVEIFPAGYSDHAFRVEFFGDEIDRIVEVDSLTGEVIGEREQVSIFPATHFVTNEQIMQRALASIKDEMNIQVKKFEGEGKLLEAQRIKQRTTYDMEMMSEVGYTNGIENYSRHMEGRQAGQPPHTLLDFFPDDFLILIDESHATMPELKAMYNGDRARKQTLIDYGFRLPSALDNRPLKLEEFEKHVNQIMYVSATPGDYELNQTDHKVEQIIRPTGLLDPEIEVRPIKGQIDDLVGEINKRIDRDERVFVTTLTKNMAEDLTDYLKDLGIKVRYLHSDIKTLERLEIIRDLRLGKFDVLIGINLLREGIDVPEVSLVAILDADKEGFLRSTRPLVQTIGRAARNSNGKVIMYADSITDSMREAIDATERRRSLQMKFNKEHGITPKTIVKPIRDVISITKDSDDKENKESFADLNFDELTKKQKQNMIKTLTAQMQEAAKKLDFEEAANLRDAIMALQNQVHEKKK
- a CDS encoding phospho-sugar mutase, which produces MNAKEIYSQWTSADNLPDYLKDQLNNLGKDEKWIEDAFGQDINFGTAGMRGRLEPGTNRINLFTVGRVTEGLARLIDENGEEAKKRGVAISFDSRYHSREFAEHAARILGAHGIHVYLFDDLRPTPELSFAVRHLNTFAGINITASHNAKQYNGYKVYGEDGAQMAPENADRLFAYAQKVDDIFSVKAAPVEELRANGTLQLIGEDVDEAYLAHLKDVTVDPEMVKANADKLKIIYTPLHGTGKMLYDRAFRQGGFDNVIPVPSQSIIDPEFPTTIKPNPEYRDVFEPGFKLANEVDANVIIATDPDADRMGAAVRKSDGDFQVLTGNQIATLMAYYLLVHMKENGTLSSDYELVTSVVSSALPFKIADDFGIKTKHVLTGFKYIGEEVDRMNKENDGKFLMGFEESYGYLFKPFARDKDAMQGALMFAEVASYYASKGMTVFDGLQEIWQKYGVAYEITKAIEMPGIGGQKKMAELMSKLRKEHLTEINGAKVVKIQDFETQETIEGDKKTPLTGFPKSNVLKYFLDDETWVALRPSGTEPVIKAYVGVNKKDIETAEKAAEEYQDALANLLK
- a CDS encoding aldose epimerase family protein, with product MKTSFRKYSRKNGQDLCEISLENNQGMKVKILNYGATLEKVLLDGEDMILSLNSPEDYSKERNFLGGTVSRICGRVRLGQWKHGNQIYQLPQNDGENHIHGGIGTDMKIWNFKLKNSEQESRVDLFLFDPDGDNGYPGNMKLHATYKLDNENNLSYKLEAVSDQLTIFNPANHTYFNLGERATDLKLQLAADYYLPVGTDGLPNQGMKNVENTVFDFRQGKKISTALDSDDSQINLRNGLDHPFILNGMQPAAVLSSNKHKMIMTTNAPAIVTYTANHFNHTGVANNIGQYDGITLEAQYPPAEDIELGEITLLPFEKFERKINWNFS
- a CDS encoding UDP-glucose--hexose-1-phosphate uridylyltransferase; the protein is MKIIEKFADEVIESGAYQELDRVYIINKIKALVGDEDQEYDEKQTSVHQLVQMAVDRKIIPDDNTSREVLNDELYDLKTPTPSKVNEIFWQKMQKAANTATDWFYKLCVDNNYVKKEAIAKNIVFSGRSSKNHELEITINLSKPEKDPKAIAAAAHNTGNKYPQCALCLENEGYVGGYGKNARSNLRVIRMTIGGHPWGFQYSPYAYFNEHCIFLDQKHIPMIINQQTLINLIDIEKQLPEYFVGSNADLPIVGGSMLAHEHYQGGRHVFPMMKAKIKKEVIFDKYPDVKAGIVDWPMSDLRLISKNSLALISLGSKIIDFWDRYSDQDRQITAFDGKTRHHTVTPIMHRDGEKFVLDLVLRDNNTSDKYPLGIFHPHSELWHIKKENIGLIEVMGRAILPGRLKKELEEVKKYLLDENNEIAESHLAWAQEIKANHQITSENVDSILQQALVEVFDQVLECAGVFKNNENGEAGWQKFTEALVSEVDR